From a single Rosa rugosa chromosome 7, drRosRugo1.1, whole genome shotgun sequence genomic region:
- the LOC133721067 gene encoding uncharacterized protein LOC133721067 has protein sequence MKKMTESGSPFLFFFPFFCLLIHCLPVYSAKSPPPRFPSSLISPEDKISLSARQNQLYRTKYFTQVLDHFNYYPKSYEYFQQRYLINDTFWGGAKSNAPIFVYTGNEGNIEWFAQNTGFLYETAPQFKALIIFIEHRFYGKSIPFGGKKDVAYSNSTTLGYLSSTQALADYASLIIDLKNNLTATDSPVVVFGGSYGGMLAAWFRLKYPHVTIGALASSSPILNFENITSPYSFNDIVTKDFRSESESCYKVIKGSWQQIEDTANQHGGLELLRKSFKICKNYINADDLEGWLRTAYIYTAMTDYPTPSNFLNPLPAYPVKQMCKAIDDPTTGNDTFAKLYGAATVYYNYSGTATCFDLNDNSDPHDLGGWQWQACTEMIMPTSANNEESIFPPSEWQYKNRVSYCEGAYGIEPRPHWITTEFGGHDIKRVLRRYGSNIIFFNGLRDPWSGGGVLNNISKSIVAIVAEKGAHHVDLRFKTSEDPEWLEDVRKQEIKIIAKWISEYYHDLAHDQLS, from the exons ATGAAGAAGATGACAGAATCTGGGTccccatttcttttcttcttccctttcttcTGTTTGCTGATTCATTGTCTTCCTGTCTACTCTGCCAAATCCCCACCTCCTAGATTCCCATCTTCACTAATATCCCCAGAAGATAAGATATCACTTTCTGCTCGTCAAAACCAACTTTACAGAACCAAATACTTCACCCAAGTCCTTGATCATTTCAATTACTATCCCAAGAGCTATGAATATTTTCAGCAGAGGTATTTGATAAATGATACGTTCTGGGGAGGCGCCAAGAGCAATGCTCCAATCTTTGTTTACACTGGTAATGAAGGGAACATAGAATGGTTTGCGCAGAACACTGGTTTTCTGTATGAGACAGCGCCCCAGTTCAAAGCCCTCATCATTTTCATTGAG CATAGGTTCTATGGAAAGTCTATACCTTTTGGGGGCAAGAAAGATGTGGCTTATAGCAATTCAACTACACTTGGATATCTAAGCTCCACACAAGCCTTGGCAGATTATGCTTCGTTAATTATTGATTTGAAGAATAATTTGACAGCAACTGACTCACCTGTAGTGGTCTTTGGAGGTTCTTATGGAGGAA tGCTGGCAGCATGGTTTAGGTTGAAGTATCCCCATGTTACAATTGGAGCTTTGGCATCATCTTCCCCAATCCTCAATTTTGAGAATATAACATCTCCTTATAGCTTCAACGATATAGTCACTAAAGACTTTAgg AGTGAGAGTGAAAGTTGTTACAAAGTGATCAAAGGCTCGTGGCAACAGATCGAAGACACTGCAAACCAACATGGAGGGCTTGAGCTACTCCGGAAATCGTTTAAAATATGCAA GAATTATATTAACGCAGATGATCTTGAAGGTTGGCTTAGAACCGCTTATATTTACACAGCAATGACAGATTATCCTACTCCCTCGAATTTCTTAAATCCCTTGCCAGCATATCCAGTGAAACAG ATGTGCAAGGCGATAGATGATCCAACGACAGGAAATGATACATTTGCAAAATTATATGGTGCAGCTACTGTCTACTATAACTACAGTGGGACGGCTACGTGTTTCGATCTTAATGATAACTCAGATCCTCACGACCTCGGAGGATGGCAATGGCAG GCGTGTACAGAGATGATAATGCCAACAAGTGCTAACAACGAGGAGAGCATATTCCCACCTTCTGAGTGGCAATACAAAAATCGAGTCTCTTATTGCGAAGGGGCTTATGGCATTGAACCTAGGCCTCATTGGATCACCACCGAGTTTGGCGGTCAT GATATCAAGAGGGTTTTAAGAAGATATGGGAGCAACATTATCTTCTTTAATGGCTTAAGAGACCCTTGGAGTGGTGGAGG GGTGCTGAACAATATTTCCAAGAGCATAGTAGCAATTGTTGCTGAAAAAG GTGCTCACCATGTAGATTTGAGGTTCAAAACCAGTGAAGATCCAGAATGGCTTGAAGATGTGAGGAAGCAAGAGATCAAGATCATTGCAAAGTGGATCTCAGAATATTATCATGACCTTGCTCATGATCAACTATCTTAA